In one window of Streptomyces sp. NBC_01224 DNA:
- a CDS encoding LysR family transcriptional regulator, with protein MDTEVVRSFVRAAELGQLQHAADELGVTQQAVSKRIATLERELDVRLFTRTARGVELTLDGQAFLPHARNIITGVDRAITAIRPGSRSLRIDVLGLRSAQAVILHDYWRSHPETDLDVVTLRVNDPRVAVAAVQAGDIDASFRSVTDPATLPRDVQMIHAFHSPLELVVGPRHPLASARTLTPSQLRRHRIWVPGIAPRSEWAEFYDQLATDFDLRIDAAGPNFGNEVLLDILADSADVATLVGSRDRYIWPPNYDLRRIPIANPTLAYPLSLIFPRANPHPGLRAIINHFGSLAPLPETTWLPSWATTPRRSDGNIEHTRR; from the coding sequence ATGGATACCGAGGTGGTGCGATCGTTCGTCCGCGCGGCCGAGCTCGGACAGCTGCAACACGCTGCCGACGAGCTCGGCGTAACGCAACAGGCCGTGTCGAAGCGGATCGCAACCCTCGAACGCGAACTCGACGTCCGGTTGTTCACCCGCACCGCCCGAGGGGTCGAGCTGACACTCGACGGCCAAGCTTTCCTCCCGCACGCCCGGAACATCATCACGGGTGTCGATCGCGCCATCACCGCGATCAGACCGGGCTCGCGGTCCCTTCGGATCGACGTTCTCGGCCTGCGATCCGCACAGGCCGTCATCCTGCACGACTATTGGCGGTCTCATCCCGAAACCGACCTCGACGTGGTGACCCTCAGGGTCAACGACCCGCGCGTGGCGGTCGCCGCCGTCCAAGCAGGCGATATCGACGCCTCGTTCCGCTCGGTCACCGACCCGGCCACACTGCCGCGCGACGTGCAAATGATCCACGCGTTCCACTCCCCGCTGGAACTCGTCGTCGGCCCGAGGCACCCGCTCGCCTCCGCACGAACACTGACACCATCCCAGCTGCGCCGGCACCGGATCTGGGTGCCGGGTATCGCGCCGCGAAGCGAATGGGCAGAGTTCTACGATCAGCTCGCCACCGACTTCGATCTCCGCATTGACGCCGCGGGCCCGAACTTCGGCAACGAGGTACTCCTCGACATCCTCGCGGACTCCGCGGACGTGGCAACCCTCGTCGGCTCGCGCGACCGGTACATCTGGCCGCCGAACTACGACCTACGCCGCATCCCGATCGCGAATCCGACGCTCGCATACCCGCTCTCGCTCATCTTCCCCCGAGCGAATCCGCACCCAGGACTGCGGGCAATCATCAACCACTTCGGAAGCCTGGCACCGCTCCCCGAGACAACCTGGCTCCCATCCTGGGCAACGACACCACGCCGCAGCGACGGAAACATCGAACACACCCGACGCTGA
- a CDS encoding cation:dicarboxylate symporter family transporter encodes MHVTVTTVTGGRDSHQAPQGRGSDPDEPRRTPVGVVAAKRDRTHYLYLAVIAAVGLGILVGFAAPDFAVELKPIGTGFVNLIKMMISPIIFCTIVLGVGSVRKAAKVGKVGGLALGYFMVMSVVALAIGLIVGNVLHPGDGMHLTQSVKDVGHTAADGAAEGPVDFLLGIIPTTFVSAFTGGSVLQTLLVALLAGFALQAMGTAGEPVLRGVEHIQKLVFRVLSMIMWAAPVGAFGAMAAVIGETGVEALKALATIMLGFYITCILFVVLVLGTLLRLVTGVNLFQLLKYLGREFLLILSTSSSESALPRLIAKMEHLGVSRPVVGITVPTGYSFNLDGTMIYLTMASLFIADSMGQPLALGEQISLLLFMMIASKGAAGVSGSGIAVLASGLQSHKPALVDGVGLIIGIDRFMSEARALTNFAGNAVATLLIGTWTKEIDRERVDRVLAGSIPFDEKTLTQDAEHGDGADNVPEPRDGDQEHAVAKA; translated from the coding sequence ATGCACGTAACAGTGACCACCGTCACAGGGGGGCGGGATAGTCACCAAGCCCCCCAGGGACGGGGGAGCGACCCGGACGAGCCGAGGAGAACCCCCGTGGGAGTGGTAGCCGCCAAGCGGGACCGTACGCATTACCTGTATCTCGCCGTGATCGCGGCCGTGGGCCTCGGCATCCTCGTGGGCTTCGCGGCCCCGGACTTCGCCGTCGAGCTCAAGCCGATCGGTACCGGCTTCGTCAACCTCATCAAGATGATGATCTCGCCCATCATCTTCTGCACGATCGTGCTGGGCGTCGGATCGGTGCGCAAGGCCGCCAAGGTCGGCAAGGTAGGCGGTCTGGCGCTCGGCTACTTCATGGTCATGTCGGTGGTCGCACTGGCGATCGGCCTGATCGTCGGCAACGTGCTGCACCCCGGCGACGGCATGCACCTCACGCAGTCGGTGAAGGATGTCGGCCACACGGCGGCGGACGGCGCCGCCGAAGGGCCGGTCGACTTCCTGCTCGGCATCATCCCGACCACCTTCGTGTCGGCCTTCACCGGTGGCTCGGTGCTCCAGACCCTGCTGGTCGCGCTGCTCGCCGGCTTCGCGCTGCAGGCCATGGGCACGGCCGGTGAGCCGGTGCTGCGCGGGGTCGAGCACATCCAGAAGCTGGTCTTCCGCGTCCTGTCCATGATCATGTGGGCGGCCCCGGTGGGCGCGTTCGGCGCGATGGCCGCCGTCATCGGCGAGACCGGCGTGGAGGCGCTCAAGGCGCTCGCCACGATCATGCTGGGCTTCTACATCACCTGCATCCTGTTCGTGGTCCTGGTGCTCGGCACACTGCTGCGCCTGGTGACCGGGGTGAACCTCTTCCAGCTCCTCAAGTACCTGGGCCGCGAGTTCCTGCTGATCCTCTCCACGTCCTCCTCCGAGTCGGCGCTGCCGCGCCTCATCGCGAAGATGGAGCACCTGGGTGTCAGCCGCCCGGTCGTCGGCATCACCGTGCCCACCGGGTACTCGTTCAACCTCGACGGCACGATGATCTACCTGACCATGGCGTCGCTGTTCATCGCCGACTCGATGGGCCAGCCGCTGGCGCTGGGCGAGCAGATCTCGCTCCTCCTCTTCATGATGATCGCCTCCAAGGGTGCGGCCGGTGTCTCCGGTTCCGGTATCGCCGTGCTGGCGAGCGGGCTCCAGTCGCACAAGCCCGCTCTGGTCGACGGCGTCGGCCTGATCATCGGCATCGACCGCTTCATGAGCGAGGCTCGCGCCCTCACCAACTTTGCGGGCAACGCCGTCGCCACGCTGCTCATCGGCACCTGGACCAAGGAGATCGACAGGGAACGGGTCGACCGGGTACTGGCCGGCTCCATCCCGTTCGACGAGAAGACGCTCACCCAGGACGCGGAGCACGGCGACGGCGCGGACAACGTTCCGGAGCCGCGGGACGGCGACCAGGAGCACGCCGTGGCCAAGGCCTAG
- a CDS encoding sensor histidine kinase translates to MRLPRPRTRPRSLAGQLFAMQVVLVAAVVAGCAFFAYASGSAQAKETATRQVRTAALAIADSPSVREAIRTPDPSAALQPYAEKVRKDTGIAFVTIMSPDRIRWTHPDADQIGEPFLGHTARALRGETFAETYTGTLGPSIRVVTPIRDGGRITGLVSAGITVERVSSQVRAQLGALGLAAGGALALGGIGTYVINARLRRHTHGMNAAELSRMHDYHQATLHAVREGLLMLDGRRRIALINDAGRELLGLEPGAVGRRVADLDLPAPLTGALLASEERVDELHLTADRVIVVNTRPVVGGEQRGTVVTLRDHTELQALSGELDSERGFTQALRSQAHEAANRLHTVVSLIELGRAEEAVGFATAELELAQALTDRVVGAVAEPVLAALLLGKAAQANERGVELVLADDSLIDDGALPATLPPRDLVTILGNLIDNAVDAASEAVTDTPGPGAVPGRRQAVPGRAARARVTVTALAGEGELLLRVADTGPGIDPDDAAEVFDRGWSTHGAGRGIGLALVQQAVHRNAGTVALDRGPDGGARFTVRLPLAGGNRTTHTTKEATA, encoded by the coding sequence ATGCGTCTCCCCCGCCCCCGTACCCGCCCTCGCAGCCTGGCCGGCCAGCTCTTCGCCATGCAGGTGGTGCTGGTGGCGGCCGTGGTGGCGGGGTGTGCGTTCTTCGCCTACGCCTCCGGCAGCGCACAGGCGAAGGAGACCGCGACCCGGCAGGTCAGGACGGCGGCGCTGGCGATCGCCGACTCGCCGTCCGTACGGGAGGCGATCCGTACCCCGGACCCGTCCGCCGCGCTCCAGCCGTACGCGGAGAAGGTCCGCAAGGACACCGGGATCGCCTTCGTCACGATCATGAGCCCGGACCGGATCCGCTGGACGCACCCCGACGCGGACCAGATCGGGGAGCCCTTCCTCGGCCACACCGCACGGGCGCTGCGCGGCGAGACATTCGCGGAGACGTACACCGGCACGCTCGGCCCTTCTATCCGGGTCGTCACCCCGATCCGGGACGGCGGCAGGATCACCGGTCTGGTCAGCGCGGGCATCACGGTCGAGCGGGTCTCCTCGCAGGTGCGGGCGCAGCTCGGGGCGCTGGGGCTGGCGGCGGGCGGGGCGCTGGCGCTCGGCGGCATCGGCACGTATGTGATCAACGCCCGGCTCCGGCGGCACACGCACGGCATGAACGCCGCCGAGCTGAGCCGAATGCACGACTACCACCAGGCCACGCTGCACGCAGTGCGCGAGGGGCTGCTGATGCTCGACGGGCGGCGCAGGATCGCGCTGATCAACGACGCGGGCCGGGAGCTGCTCGGGCTGGAACCGGGTGCGGTCGGGCGCAGGGTCGCCGACCTCGATCTGCCGGCGCCGCTGACCGGTGCGCTGCTCGCCTCCGAGGAGCGGGTCGACGAGCTGCATCTGACGGCGGACCGGGTGATCGTGGTCAACACGCGCCCGGTGGTGGGCGGGGAGCAGCGCGGTACGGTCGTGACGCTGCGCGACCACACGGAACTTCAGGCGCTGTCCGGTGAGTTGGACTCGGAACGGGGGTTCACCCAGGCGTTGCGTTCGCAGGCGCACGAGGCGGCGAACCGGCTGCACACGGTCGTCTCGCTGATCGAGCTCGGCCGGGCCGAGGAGGCGGTGGGTTTCGCAACAGCGGAACTGGAGCTGGCCCAGGCCCTGACCGACCGGGTGGTGGGCGCCGTCGCCGAACCGGTGCTGGCGGCGCTGCTGCTCGGCAAGGCGGCGCAGGCGAACGAACGGGGGGTGGAGCTGGTGCTCGCGGACGACAGCCTGATCGACGACGGCGCCCTGCCCGCGACCCTGCCGCCCCGGGACCTGGTGACGATCCTCGGCAATCTGATCGACAACGCGGTGGACGCGGCGTCGGAGGCGGTGACCGATACGCCGGGCCCCGGAGCCGTGCCCGGCCGGCGGCAAGCGGTGCCGGGGAGGGCCGCCCGCGCCCGGGTCACCGTCACCGCGCTCGCCGGGGAGGGCGAGCTGCTGCTGCGGGTCGCCGACACCGGGCCCGGGATCGATCCGGACGACGCCGCCGAGGTGTTCGACCGGGGCTGGTCGACGCACGGCGCGGGCCGGGGGATCGGGCTGGCCCTCGTACAGCAGGCGGTGCATCGCAACGCCGGCACGGTGGCGCTGGACCGCGGCCCGGACGGCGGTGCCCGGTTCACGGTGCGGCTGCCGCTGGCCGGCGGCAACCGCACGACGCACACCACGAAGGAGGCCACCGCATGA
- a CDS encoding response regulator, translated as MIQVLVVEDDPVAADAHQLYVGRVPGFTVAAVAHSRAEAVRALDRTPVDLLLLDLYLPDGHGLQLLRSLRAAGHSADVIAVTSARDLAVVREGVSLGVVQYVLKPFTFATLRDRLVRYAEFRAAAGEASGQDEVDRALGALRAPQPTRLPKGLSGPTLEAVTRALRAAPDGVTAGATGVELGISRITARRYLEHLVTVGRAVRSPQYGQIGRPELHYRWVSQGR; from the coding sequence ATGATCCAGGTGCTGGTCGTCGAGGACGATCCCGTCGCCGCGGACGCCCATCAGCTGTACGTGGGCCGCGTCCCCGGATTCACCGTGGCCGCGGTCGCGCACTCGCGCGCGGAGGCGGTGCGGGCGCTGGACCGTACGCCGGTCGATCTGCTGCTCCTGGATCTGTATCTGCCCGACGGGCACGGTCTGCAGCTGCTGCGATCGCTGCGTGCGGCCGGGCACTCGGCGGATGTCATCGCTGTGACGTCGGCGCGTGATCTGGCGGTGGTCCGGGAAGGGGTGTCGCTCGGTGTCGTCCAGTACGTGCTGAAGCCGTTCACCTTCGCCACCCTGCGCGACCGGCTCGTCCGCTACGCCGAGTTCCGCGCGGCAGCCGGTGAGGCGAGCGGTCAGGACGAGGTGGACCGGGCGCTGGGCGCACTGCGCGCGCCACAGCCGACCCGGCTGCCGAAAGGGCTGAGCGGCCCGACGCTGGAGGCCGTCACCCGCGCCCTGCGGGCCGCCCCGGACGGAGTGACGGCGGGCGCGACCGGGGTGGAGCTGGGCATCTCGCGGATCACCGCGCGCCGCTATCTGGAACATCTGGTGACGGTGGGGCGCGCGGTACGCAGCCCGCAGTACGGTCAGATCGGGCGCCCGGAGCTGCACTACCGGTGGGTGTCCCAGGGGCGCTGA
- a CDS encoding XRE family transcriptional regulator — MLPGHVAYGLGAQYGLRVSAETVAAWERGLAVPSEYELTALAGVLWCSPGELLTAARTLREHRVARELAVDELARLLGLTASAYLRMEEAGRWRGNERQSAVLSEVLGLTAAGVVTVSGRDEELAELLRSAVTTRWQAHVRPVAKLVPLERGFLQDVLEQLHADYQALMVSTLSWNSTGTERAGSTGDAGREFLAQIVERFWQTAGVQGTSV; from the coding sequence ATGCTTCCGGGCCATGTCGCCTATGGTCTCGGAGCCCAGTACGGGCTCCGTGTCAGCGCCGAGACGGTGGCCGCCTGGGAGCGCGGGCTCGCTGTCCCGAGCGAGTACGAACTCACGGCGCTGGCCGGGGTGTTGTGGTGCTCGCCGGGCGAACTTCTGACCGCCGCGCGCACCCTGCGGGAGCACCGGGTGGCCCGGGAGCTGGCCGTCGATGAGCTGGCGCGTCTGCTGGGACTGACCGCCTCCGCGTATCTGCGGATGGAGGAGGCGGGGCGCTGGCGCGGCAACGAACGCCAGTCCGCGGTGCTCAGTGAGGTACTGGGGCTGACGGCCGCCGGGGTCGTGACGGTGTCGGGCCGGGACGAGGAGCTGGCGGAGCTGTTGCGCAGCGCGGTGACGACGCGCTGGCAGGCCCATGTCCGGCCGGTGGCGAAGCTGGTGCCGCTGGAGCGCGGGTTCCTGCAGGACGTACTGGAACAGCTGCACGCCGACTACCAGGCGTTGATGGTGTCGACACTGAGCTGGAACAGTACGGGTACGGAGCGGGCCGGGTCGACGGGCGATGCGGGGCGGGAGTTCCTGGCGCAGATCGTGGAACGGTTCTGGCAGACGGCGGGGGTGCAGGGGACGAGCGTCTGA
- a CDS encoding helix-turn-helix domain-containing protein yields the protein MVVEGRAPDPREARSAAEFIALLRVLKDASGLTFRELTLRADAVGDILPRSTIANMLGRTSVPREELLAAFVRACGCGPTEIEDWLGVRKELAVHGQRAGAGDAGEEEAGTEEEAGEAPGAPALRSPEPAAGPPAGPHPARGRFRTFLVAAVSLLVLAAAAVTVALLVRDEQPGPSSVAGPVAGRTVQIRSVHSGLCLSEKRGTDSGRIYQVPCDEETIPAFSLRPLGDDVWRIVTDHPDFGLGCTGIWDGMREAGALMQDQECGKRGSAEAFWIEPQGHPVKGYRIRPAHTHLCVGAKAGSSKRDAEMVQMGCDGVDRGSLFSFDPVASDAAGG from the coding sequence ATGGTCGTCGAGGGCAGGGCTCCGGATCCTCGGGAGGCGCGGAGCGCGGCCGAGTTCATCGCCCTGTTACGGGTGCTCAAGGACGCGTCCGGTCTGACGTTCCGCGAGCTGACGCTGCGGGCTGACGCGGTCGGGGACATCCTGCCGCGCTCCACGATCGCCAACATGCTCGGGCGTACGTCGGTCCCGCGCGAAGAGCTCCTCGCCGCTTTCGTGCGGGCCTGCGGCTGCGGGCCCACGGAGATCGAGGACTGGCTCGGCGTACGCAAGGAACTCGCCGTGCACGGGCAGCGGGCCGGCGCGGGTGATGCCGGCGAGGAGGAGGCCGGTACGGAGGAGGAGGCCGGGGAGGCCCCGGGTGCGCCGGCCCTGCGGTCACCCGAGCCGGCCGCAGGGCCGCCCGCCGGACCGCACCCTGCCCGTGGGCGGTTCCGGACCTTCCTGGTGGCGGCCGTCTCCCTCCTGGTGCTTGCCGCCGCCGCGGTGACCGTCGCCCTCCTCGTACGCGACGAACAGCCGGGACCCTCCTCTGTTGCCGGACCCGTGGCGGGGCGGACGGTGCAGATCCGGTCCGTCCACTCCGGGCTCTGCCTCTCCGAGAAGCGGGGAACCGACAGCGGCCGGATCTACCAGGTGCCGTGCGACGAGGAGACGATCCCGGCCTTCTCCCTGAGACCCCTGGGCGACGACGTCTGGCGGATTGTGACCGACCACCCGGACTTCGGCCTCGGCTGCACAGGTATCTGGGACGGGATGCGGGAGGCCGGAGCCTTGATGCAGGACCAGGAGTGCGGCAAGCGCGGCTCCGCGGAGGCGTTCTGGATCGAGCCGCAAGGCCATCCCGTCAAGGGCTACCGGATCCGCCCCGCCCACACCCACCTGTGCGTCGGCGCCAAGGCGGGCAGCAGCAAGCGCGACGCCGAGATGGTGCAGATGGGCTGCGACGGGGTGGACCGGGGAAGCCTGTTCTCCTTCGACCCGGTGGCCTCGGACGCGGCCGGCGGCTGA
- a CDS encoding ATP-dependent 6-phosphofructokinase, which yields MRIGVLTAGGDCPGLNAVIRSVVHRAVVGHGDEVIGFEDGFKGLLDGHFRPLDLNAVSGILARGGTILGSARLERDRLREAAENCAELSRRYGMDALIPIGGEGTLTAARMLSDAGMPVVGVPKTIDNDISATDRTFGFDTAVGVATEAIDRLKTTAESHQRVMVVEVMGRHAGWIALESGMAGGAHGICLPERHFQVEDLVKMVEERFARGKKFAVICVAEGAHPAEGSMPYAKGEIDQYGHERFQGIGNRLAIELESRLGKEARPVILGHVQRGGTPTAYDRVLATRFGWHAVEAAHRGDFGRMTALRGNDIKMVPLADAITQLKTVPADRMDEAESVF from the coding sequence ATGCGCATCGGAGTTCTCACCGCAGGCGGCGATTGTCCAGGCCTGAACGCAGTGATCCGCTCGGTCGTGCACCGTGCCGTGGTGGGTCACGGCGATGAAGTCATCGGCTTCGAGGACGGGTTCAAGGGACTCCTCGACGGTCACTTCCGCCCCCTCGATCTCAACGCGGTCAGCGGCATCCTCGCCCGTGGCGGCACCATTCTCGGCTCGGCCCGGCTCGAGCGCGACCGGCTGCGCGAGGCCGCCGAGAACTGTGCCGAACTGAGCCGCCGTTACGGCATGGACGCCCTCATCCCGATCGGCGGCGAAGGCACCCTCACCGCCGCGCGGATGCTGTCGGACGCCGGAATGCCCGTCGTCGGCGTTCCCAAGACCATCGACAACGACATCTCCGCCACCGACCGCACCTTCGGCTTCGACACCGCGGTGGGCGTCGCCACCGAGGCCATAGACCGCCTCAAGACCACCGCCGAATCGCACCAGCGGGTCATGGTCGTCGAGGTGATGGGCCGCCACGCCGGCTGGATCGCGCTGGAGTCCGGAATGGCGGGCGGCGCGCACGGCATCTGCCTTCCCGAGCGCCACTTCCAGGTCGAGGACCTGGTCAAGATGGTCGAAGAGCGCTTCGCACGGGGCAAGAAATTCGCGGTCATCTGTGTCGCCGAGGGTGCGCACCCGGCCGAGGGCTCCATGCCGTACGCCAAGGGCGAGATCGATCAGTACGGCCACGAGCGTTTCCAGGGCATCGGCAACCGGCTGGCCATCGAGCTGGAGAGCCGGCTCGGCAAGGAGGCCCGGCCGGTCATTCTCGGCCACGTGCAGCGCGGCGGCACGCCGACCGCATACGACCGGGTGCTCGCCACCCGCTTCGGCTGGCACGCGGTGGAGGCCGCGCACCGGGGTGACTTCGGCCGGATGACGGCGCTGCGTGGCAACGACATCAAGATGGTTCCGCTCGCCGACGCCATCACCCAGCTCAAGACGGTGCCGGCGGACCGGATGGACGAGGCCGAGTCGGTCTTCTGA
- the pta gene encoding phosphate acetyltransferase, producing MTRSVYVTGIDRGDGRQVVDLGVMELLTRQVDRVGVFRPLVHDGPDRLFELLRARYRLPQDPASVYGLDYHEASALQAEQGTDELVSRLVERFHQVAQKYEVVLVLGTDFAATQLPDELALNARLANEFGASVIAVVGGKGQPADSVRAETHNAYRAYAGLGCDVLAMIVNRVAAEDRDVIAERLAARLPVPCSVLPDDAALSAPTVAQITAALGGTVLLGDDSGLARDALDFVFGGAMLPNMLKALTPGALVVTPGDRADLVVGSLAAHSAGTPPIAGVLLTLNERPGEEILRLAARLAPGTPVVSVASGSFPTAGELFALEGKLNAATPRKAETALGLFERHVDTGALLDRISVARSGRVTPMMFEHELLEQARADRRRVVLPEGTEERVLRAADVLLRRDVCDLTLLGEVDVIRKKAADLGIDLAGTQLIDPQSSELRQAFAERYAQVRAHRGVTVELAYDVVADVNYFGTLMVQEGLADGMVSGAVHSTAATIRPAFEIIKTKPEASIVSSVFFMCLADKVLVYGDCAVNPDPDSEQLADIAVQSAATAARFGVEPRIAMLSYSTGTSGSGADVDKVREATDRVRESRPDLRIEGPIQYDAAVEPSVAATKLPGSEVAGQATVLIFPDLNTGNNTYKAVQRSAGAVAVGPVLQGLRKPVNDLSRGALVQDIVNTVAITAIQAQGEERTA from the coding sequence GTGACGCGCAGCGTGTACGTGACCGGGATCGACCGGGGAGACGGCCGACAGGTCGTCGATCTGGGTGTCATGGAGCTCCTGACGCGTCAGGTGGACCGGGTCGGGGTGTTCCGGCCGCTCGTCCACGACGGACCCGACCGGCTCTTCGAACTGCTGCGGGCCCGCTACCGGCTCCCCCAGGATCCCGCGTCGGTCTACGGCCTGGACTATCACGAGGCGTCCGCGCTCCAGGCGGAGCAGGGCACGGACGAACTGGTCTCCCGGCTCGTGGAACGCTTCCATCAGGTGGCCCAGAAGTACGAGGTGGTACTGGTCCTCGGCACCGACTTCGCCGCCACCCAGCTCCCCGACGAGCTGGCGCTCAACGCCCGCCTCGCCAATGAGTTCGGCGCCTCGGTCATCGCGGTGGTCGGCGGGAAGGGCCAGCCGGCGGATTCCGTACGGGCCGAGACCCACAATGCCTACCGCGCGTACGCCGGCCTGGGCTGCGATGTCCTCGCGATGATCGTGAACCGGGTGGCGGCCGAGGACCGCGATGTCATCGCGGAACGGCTGGCGGCCCGGCTGCCCGTCCCCTGTTCCGTCCTGCCGGACGATGCGGCGCTCTCCGCGCCGACCGTCGCCCAGATCACCGCGGCGCTCGGTGGCACGGTGCTGCTCGGCGACGACTCCGGGCTGGCCAGGGACGCGCTGGACTTCGTCTTCGGCGGTGCGATGCTGCCGAACATGCTGAAGGCGCTGACGCCGGGCGCTCTGGTGGTCACGCCCGGGGACCGGGCGGATCTGGTGGTCGGCTCGCTGGCCGCGCACAGCGCCGGGACCCCGCCCATCGCGGGTGTGCTGCTGACCTTGAACGAACGCCCCGGCGAGGAGATACTCAGGCTGGCCGCGAGACTCGCGCCGGGTACCCCGGTCGTCTCCGTGGCCAGCGGCTCCTTCCCCACTGCTGGTGAACTCTTCGCACTGGAAGGCAAGTTGAACGCGGCGACGCCCCGCAAGGCGGAGACCGCACTGGGCCTCTTCGAGCGCCATGTGGACACCGGCGCCCTGCTGGACCGGATCTCGGTGGCCCGCAGCGGCCGCGTCACCCCGATGATGTTCGAGCACGAGCTGCTGGAGCAGGCCCGAGCCGACCGGCGCCGGGTCGTCCTGCCGGAGGGCACCGAGGAACGGGTGCTGCGCGCCGCGGACGTACTGCTGCGCCGCGATGTCTGCGACCTCACGCTCCTCGGCGAAGTGGACGTCATCCGCAAGAAGGCCGCCGACCTCGGCATCGATCTCGCCGGTACGCAGCTCATCGACCCGCAGAGCTCGGAGCTGCGCCAGGCGTTCGCCGAGCGGTACGCACAGGTGCGCGCGCACCGCGGGGTCACGGTGGAGCTGGCGTACGACGTCGTCGCGGACGTCAACTACTTCGGCACCCTGATGGTCCAGGAGGGGCTCGCGGACGGCATGGTCTCCGGGGCCGTGCACTCCACCGCGGCGACGATCCGCCCCGCGTTCGAGATCATCAAGACGAAGCCGGAGGCCTCGATCGTCTCCTCCGTCTTCTTCATGTGCCTCGCCGACAAGGTCCTGGTGTACGGCGACTGCGCGGTCAACCCGGACCCGGACTCGGAGCAGCTCGCGGACATCGCGGTGCAGTCGGCCGCGACCGCCGCCCGCTTCGGCGTGGAGCCGCGGATCGCGATGCTGTCGTACTCGACGGGCACCTCGGGTTCGGGCGCCGATGTCGACAAGGTGCGCGAGGCAACGGACCGGGTCCGCGAGAGCCGGCCTGATCTCAGGATCGAGGGTCCGATCCAGTACGACGCCGCGGTGGAGCCGAGCGTCGCCGCGACGAAGCTGCCCGGCTCCGAGGTGGCGGGTCAGGCGACGGTGCTGATCTTCCCAGACCTGAACACCGGCAACAACACCTACAAGGCCGTGCAGCGCTCGGCGGGTGCCGTGGCCGTCGGACCGGTGCTCCAGGGGCTGCGGAAGCCCGTCAACGACCTGTCCCGGGGCGCGCTCGTCCAGGACATCGTCAATACCGTGGCCATCACGGCGATCCAGGCGCAGGGCGAGGAGCGAACCGCATGA
- a CDS encoding acetate kinase, with product MTTPTAEGSSTVAANRVLVLNSGSSSVKYQLLDMSDHSRLAAGLVERIGEETSRLVHTPPAGSGAEPRERIGPIADHEAALKAAAEELAADGLGLDSPALAAIGHRVVHGGLRFTEPVVIDDEVLKEIERLVPVAPLHNPANIVGIRTAQALRPDLPQVAVFDTAFHTTMPEYAARYAIDVETADAHRIRRYGFHGTSHAYVSRKAAELLGRTPEEVNVIVLHLGNGASASAVAGGRCVETSMGLTPLEGLVMGTRSGDIDPAVTFHLKRVAGMSVDEIDALLNKKSGLVGLCGDNDMREIRRRIEEGDERAALAFDIYVHRLKKYIGAYSAVLGRVDAVVFTAGVGENSAPVREAAIAGLEGFGLVVDADLNAVRSGAPRLISPDHARVAVAVVPTDEELEIAVQTFALVGQAHN from the coding sequence ATGACCACCCCGACCGCAGAAGGCTCTTCCACCGTGGCCGCGAATCGCGTACTCGTTCTCAACTCCGGCTCCTCGTCGGTGAAGTACCAGCTCCTGGACATGAGCGACCACTCCCGGCTGGCGGCCGGACTGGTCGAGCGGATCGGCGAGGAGACCTCCCGGCTGGTGCACACCCCGCCGGCCGGCAGTGGCGCCGAGCCGCGTGAGCGCATCGGCCCGATCGCCGACCACGAGGCCGCGCTGAAGGCGGCGGCCGAGGAACTGGCGGCCGACGGTCTCGGCCTGGACTCCCCCGCACTGGCGGCGATCGGCCACCGGGTGGTGCACGGAGGGCTGCGGTTCACCGAGCCGGTGGTGATCGACGACGAGGTGCTGAAGGAGATCGAGCGCCTGGTCCCGGTGGCCCCGCTGCACAATCCGGCGAACATCGTCGGCATCCGTACCGCCCAGGCCCTGCGTCCGGACCTTCCGCAGGTGGCGGTCTTCGACACGGCGTTCCACACGACGATGCCGGAGTACGCGGCGCGGTACGCGATCGATGTGGAGACCGCCGACGCTCACCGCATCCGGCGCTACGGCTTCCACGGCACCTCACACGCGTACGTCTCCCGCAAGGCCGCCGAACTGCTGGGACGCACCCCCGAGGAGGTCAATGTCATCGTGCTGCACCTGGGCAACGGCGCCTCGGCGTCGGCGGTGGCGGGCGGCCGGTGCGTGGAGACCTCGATGGGGCTGACCCCGCTGGAGGGGCTGGTGATGGGTACGCGTTCCGGCGACATCGATCCGGCGGTCACCTTCCACCTCAAGCGGGTGGCGGGGATGTCTGTGGACGAGATCGACGCACTGCTCAACAAGAAGAGCGGTCTGGTCGGGCTCTGCGGCGACAACGACATGCGGGAGATCCGGCGCCGGATCGAAGAGGGCGACGAGCGTGCGGCACTGGCGTTCGACATCTATGTCCACCGGCTGAAGAAGTACATCGGCGCCTATTCGGCGGTCCTCGGGCGGGTGGATGCCGTGGTGTTCACGGCGGGGGTCGGGGAGAACTCGGCGCCCGTACGGGAGGCTGCGATCGCCGGTCTTGAGGGATTCGGCCTGGTGGTGGACGCGGATCTGAACGCCGTACGGTCCGGCGCACCGCGGCTGATCTCGCCGGACCACGCACGGGTCGCGGTCGCCGTGGTGCCTACGGACGAGGAACTGGAGATCGCCGTCCAGACCTTCGCACTCGTCGGACAGGCCCACAACTGA